A window from Plodia interpunctella isolate USDA-ARS_2022_Savannah chromosome 2, ilPloInte3.2, whole genome shotgun sequence encodes these proteins:
- the LOC128681456 gene encoding gamma-glutamylcyclotransferase-like: MDIIIFCIVILSICSYCLCDGTFLYFAYGSNLLYKRIVLYNPSAVYVGIAELQDYRLDFNMFMNYWNGSVATIVPHPGRKVWGALWNIDINDMERLDKQEGVPEGWYYPLNVKVITSGGKTVVAHTYQMTNVPQNEDKILPSERRPSNTYLQVITLGAVESKLPSDYVGSLFTFVSNGNFANKAIREYLGYPF, from the exons atggatattataattttttgtatagttATATTGTCCATTTGCAGTTATTGTTTGTGCGATGGGACTTTTCTGTACTTCGCATACGGAAGTAACCTGTTGTATAAACGAATAGTTTTATACAATCCCTCTGCTGTTTATGTTGGTATAGCTGAATTACAG GATTACAGGCTGGActtcaatatgtttatgaaTTACTGGAACGGGTCTGTTGCCACAATAGTTCCACATCCAGGAAGAAAAGTGTGGGGAGCCCTGTGGAATATCGACATCAATGACATGGAGAGGCTTGATAA GCAGGAAGGAGTACCAGAGGGCTGGTATTATCCTCTCAACGTAAAAGTCATTACGTCGGGAGGAAAAACAGTGGTAGCTCACACGTATCAAATGACTAACGTTCCACAAAATGAGGACAAAATCCTGCCGAGTGAGAGAAGGCCCTCCAACACCTATCTACAG GTGATCACTCTTGGTGCGGTGGAAAGCAAACTTCCGTCAGACTATGTTGGATCGCTTTTTACCTTTGTATCTAACGGCAATTTTGCAAATAAGGCAATAAGAGAATATCTTGGCTATCCgttttga
- the LOC128675784 gene encoding gamma-glutamylcyclotransferase-like, with translation MTSSSIIIPDTFLYFAYGANILAYRMTMYDINAEFVSIARIDNYRLDFIKYSKYWGGPVATLVPTANAHSWGVIWRLKRDQRDSLDRMKEVEDKKYYIKNLNVLTPYMGYFRCRAYIQKVNPLPRGDNDVIPSERWPSFSYKHIMLLGAIINELPEYYINHLRDLKHNDDEGCVRTDCLLIRYAREPICECRVPGRIPRQPLKLDVVTKRNMKVQTQSK, from the exons ATGACATCTTCCTCAATTATAATACCAGATACATTCTTATATTTTGCTTATGGTGCTAATATACTTGCTTATCGGATGACTATGTATGATATAAATGCAGAATTCGTATCAATTGCACGTATAGAT AATTACAGATTGGACTTCATTAAATATTCCAAGTATTGGGGAGGCCCCGTAGCCACATTAGTCCCAACAGCAAACGCTCATTCCTGGGGCGTTATCTGGCGCCTCAAACGCGACCAAAGGGATTCTTTAGACAG aatgaaagaagttgaagataaaaagtattacataaaaaatctcAACGTTCTAACGCCATATATGGGATACTTTCGATGTCGTGCTTATATACAGAAAGTTAATCCTTTACCTAGAGGCGATAATGACGTGATCCCATCAGAGCGATGGCCCTCGTTTTCCTATAAGCACATCATGTTACTTGGCGCCATAATCAATGAGCTAcctgaatattatataaaccaTCTGCGCGACTTAAAACATAATGATGACGAAGGCTGCGTACGGACAGATTGTTTACTTATCCGCTATGCGCGGGAGCCGATCTGCGAATGTAGGGTGCCCGGCAGAATACCCAGGCAGCCGCTTAAACTTGATGTagtaacaaaaagaaatatgaaagTACAAACtcaaagcaaataa